Proteins co-encoded in one Papaver somniferum cultivar HN1 chromosome 5, ASM357369v1, whole genome shotgun sequence genomic window:
- the LOC113283642 gene encoding uncharacterized protein LOC113283642 gives MLQWMGGSRRKVTNTRKSTHKRQRRYFEQKKRQQHSNGDDDAEGTHGSAEYHRTPKSLDILSLLNLTVEAKGDNSGCNNATDGPALRVSPLNFQVPKDIHKVAEIPVLRFSPVNYQLQKDTIETKSPAKEEKCASPQKKFSSDPHNAATFHKYSSNKNGDKSDCWKNATETQFSLLDLLGEDGSNGKAEGSPVRECHVAFSVEGLGKTRMETPVHSPQQLCRLPSPPKAAKRHLSSNKYKTNGLKQNAVLYDTDMPTSHTSFDLPFNSRDIRDNHGNTRSNNLFVKGCKPLDGLNFKLDSLFSEGCLNNNLEDKSEDPWNARSGFLDDDSTDEKMLDESTTSQLFEMDYYSPDDLCRENTYDKHPFAFEDPYLQKRERINDMHAFAFEDPYLQKREKSHNTHAFAFEDTYLQNREKSPDKHAFSFEDPHLQKRENAYNTHEFEFEDPYLQKRSSVTTERDILSEFEPTAPYFGHLHSRKDKDFMTFDDTRCRDRKWDNGPTWSYFENEDLKENLSLLRETKLNIPH, from the exons ATGTTACAATGGATGGGTGGATCGAGGAGGAAAGTTACAAAT ACAAGAAAATCAACACATAAAAG GCAAAGACGGTATTTCGAGCAAAAGAAACGGCAACAACATTCCAATGGAGATGACGATGCTGAAGGAACTCATGGGTCTGCTGAATACCATCGGACACCTAAATCGTTGGATATCTTAAGTTTGTTGAACTTGACGGTAGAGGCCAAGGGGGATAATTCTGGCTGCAACAATG CAACGGATGGTCCGGCGCTTAGAGTTTCCCCGCTCAATTTTCAAGTCCCCAAGGACATACATAAGGTAGCGGAAATCCCAGTCCTGAGATTTTCACCCGTGAACTACCAGCTTCAGAAGGACACAA TAGAGACTAAATCACCAGCCAAAGAAGAGAAATGTGCATCCCCCCAAAA GAAATTCTCCAGTGATCCTCATAACGCAGCAACTTTTCATAAGTACTCTTCCAACAAAAATGGTGATAAGTCGGATTGCTGGAAGAACGCAACTGAAACTC AGTTCTCATTACTCGATTTACTTGGTGAGGATGGGTCAAATGGAAAAGCAGAAGGGAGTCCAGTGCGAGAGTGTCATGTTGCCTTTTCAGTCGAAG GCTTAGGTAAAACAAGGATGGAAACTCCAGTTCATTCACCACAACAATTATGTAG gTTGCCATCACCACCGAAGGCTGCAAAGAGACACCTCTCATCTAATAAATACAAGACGAATGGGCTTAAACAG AATGCTGTGTTATATGATACGGACATGCCAACTAGTCACACTTCTTTTGACTTGCCATTCAACTCAAGAGACATAAGGGATAACCATGGCAATACAAGGAGCAACAATCTCTTTGTAAAAGGTTGCAAGCCCCTGGATGGTCTTAATTTTAAATTGGACAGCCTGTTCTCTGAAGGATGTTTGAACAACAATTTGGAAGATAAAAGTGAAGACCCATGGAATG CTAGGTCAGGGTTCCTTGATGACGATTCTACCGATGAGAAGATGCTTGATGAATCTACGACGAGTCAACTGTTCGAAATGGATTATTACAGTCCTGATGATTTATGTAGGGAGAACACGTATGACAAGCATCCATTTGCTTTTGAAGATCCCTATCTGCAGAAAAG GGAGAGGATAAACGACATGCATGCATTTGCTTTTGAAGATCCATATCTGCAGAAAAG GGAGAAATCTCACAACACTCATGCATTTGCTTTTGAAGACACCTATCTGCAGAATAG GGAGAAATCACCCGACAAGCATGCATTTTCTTTTGAAGATCCCCATCTGCAGAAAAG GGAGAACGCATACAATACacatgagtttgagtttgaggATCCCTATTTGCAGAAAAG GAGCTCAGTAACAACAGAAAGAGACATCTTATCAG AATTTGAGCCGACTGCTCCGTATTTTGGGCACCTGCATTCAAGAAAGGACAAGGACTTCATGACTTTTGATGACACCAG GTGTAGAGACCGGAAATGGGATAACGGACCCACTTGGTCTTATTTTGAAAATGAAGACCTAAAGGAAAACTTGAGCTTGTTGAG GGAGACAAAGTTGAACATTCCACATTGA
- the LOC113283643 gene encoding protein LIGHT-DEPENDENT SHORT HYPOCOTYLS 10-like: protein MSSSDKGKNYSEGSSSRSVTNPDIHHHQQQHQQAPLSRYESQKRRDWNTFGQYLKNQRPPISLSQCNSNHVLEFLRYLDQFGKTKVHIQGCVFFGQPEPPAPCTCPLRQAWGSLDALIGRLRAAYEENGGSPETNPFGSGSIRVYLREVRECQAKARGIPYKKKKKKRNQVTRAAEEDESNQPAM from the coding sequence ATGTCCTCGAGTGATAAAGGAAAAAATTACTCAGAAGGTTCCTCATCGAGATCGGTTACTAATCCTGATAtccatcaccaccaacaacagcaTCAACAGGCTCCGCTTAGTCGATACGAATCTCAGAAACGAAGAGATTGGAATACATTTGGGCAGTACTTGAAGAATCAAAGACCACCAATTTCACTATCACAGTGTAATTCCAACCATGTGCTTGAATTCTTGAGATATCTTGATCAATTTGGAAAAACCAAAGTTCATATTCAAGGTTGTGTTTTCTTTGGACAACCTGAACCTCCAGCTCCATGTACTTGTCCGCTTAGACAAGCTTGGGGAAGTCTTGATGCACTTATAGGTCGGCTTCGAGCTGCTTATGAAGAAAATGGGGGGTCTCCGGAGACAAATCCTTTCGGTAGTGGTTCAATTCGTGTTTATTTACGTGAAGTGAGGGAGTGTCAAGCTAAGGCTCGTGGGATCCcttacaagaaaaagaagaagaagagaaaccaAGTAACCAGGGCAGCGGAAGAAGATGAATCGAATCAGCCCGCCATGTAG